CCTCCAGTTTCCTGAGCAGATCCTCATACTGGTCAAACCGCGTCAAATCAACAGCCCTCCCAACAGCAATCCCTTGCATGTGGACCTGGAAAATGACAAATACTATTCAGATATTCCCAAATAACATGTAGCAGACCCAGCTGAAGAACACAAAACTGAGTATTCCTATTCATGACACGATCTATTATTATTGTCAGGAAGACTGTATAGTGTACACACATGCATAGagattgttagaattatggttaaatgattaaactcACCATTTCCTAATAACTTAAGTATTcgggacaattggtaatttaacatggtatcaaagcaagaGATCCTGAATTTGATCCATGTCCttactctacctcccatttaaaatgttattttccaaatattgggccccacttattaaggggaAGTTTAGGCCCACAAGTGGgggtgttagaattatggttaagtgattaaactcaccatttcctaatagcttaaacttttgggacaatcggtaatttaacagaGATAAAGAGAAGAGTTGAGCTGAACTTAATTTACATTATCTTCAAACAAGACATGAAACCCCAAGCAGAAATTAATGTAAAAGCTCTAATTGCCTGGAGAAAGTACCCAAACCACAAAGCCTTctataaaaattgttttaaatattCTATTCACAGCGTGAGcatttaaaaatctaatatcAGCCTGCCTTGGGCTTGATTCAGGCAGCAAAAGGCATGAAAGAGATCTAGAACCAAATTTTTTGAGACAGATCATCAGCCCACTAATCTATAAAACCATAACAGCACCAGATACTGATCAAAGAACTGACAAAACCTCTTAAATAGAGGAGAAGTGGAAAAAGCACAGGAGCCAAAATACCTTAGTGCAACTCCGAATTTGCCTGCTTTGTGACTCCTGAGGAGATCTCAAACACGATTTCTCAGCATCACAACTAACAGAAGGAACATCAGATCGATTTGGTTCAGAATGCTGGTCAGAATCCGCATCTAAATATGGAACTGGCTGTTCATCCCCGACTGCTCTGGACATAACCACCTGAGAAGTTTCCTCTACATTGGAATTGTCCAGTAGCTGAATCCCAAAGAGCCTGCAGCCATTCCCATTTCCCTGTCTCTTTTCACCTGATTCTTTGTTAACAACCGGTGAAAAAGACTCTGTTACAGCTTCCCCTCTATTAGACCAATATGCCGAGTTGCTGGAAACAGCAGGCAAAGAGTTGTTACCActaaagctgaaagagtttccTTTTGCAGCAGAGCTGAACTTTGGTGATGGATAGAAGTCTCGCCCACGTTGTGGCTCACAATATGAGAAAGCAGAGGGCTCAACTGGGGATTTCCACACACCTGATACACAAAAGCAAGAAAGTTTTAATCACAAACCAACAAGCATAATCAGCATAAATAATTTCCCACTAGAAAACTTTCATACCAAGTACAGGAAAATCTGGTGTTTGTGAAGGTAAAACAGCAGGCCGTGCCCGCTTGCTCCGTGGTGTGGGTTGCGAGCTTGGTGGAGAGTTTGCCACAAGTGGCTCCAATTCCCATGGTGAAACTCTATCTGGACGCACAATTGATGAATGCTCATCCCACTGAACCTGAAATACAATACCATTCACAGTGAGATAAATTATATCAAATATGAAGATAAGAAGAACCACTCAATTAAACCCAACCTAAAAcacacccccaaaaaaaatcacaagtcaaaaatcaaaacaagtcAATATCTCACTGGGAAGAAACTCCCCTCCCATTTAGATCCTCCAATTCTCTCCAATTTTTAGCTTGATGTGATACACATGTCATTTAAAAATCCAATGGTCATTTAGTGGTTTACATGGGTTTTCCAAGaccattgaattttttaaataccACGTCTCACATCTAACTTAAAATTAGAGAGGATTTGAGAACTTAAGTGGgagaggattttttttcccctccgcTAAAAGCAAGCATAAGTGGGGTCACTACaatagaaaacaaataaaccaGTCAATGGTTTCCAGGTGCGTGCACATAAAAGACTTCATGAAGAAAAAATGCCACGTTGAAAGTAGCAATGGGCAAATTCATCAGAGCTGCATCACAAAGTTCACCTTAAGAGAAATTAAACTCCAACTATATGTAGGACCTGAGCAATCAAGACTCAATACCATCATTTGTCGGAAacatgaaccttttttttttttttttttttggaggaacgTCGGAAACGTGAACCTAGAAAGTTGAATTTAGACCATTGCAACCAGATAGTTTAAGGGTCCGCCTAAAACCCAAACCAAGAAAAGTTGGTAGATTATAATTTATCacttataattttaaacaacaaaattaaaccCTTGACAAAGGCAGAGTCAAGGGCAAGAGGAAGTccagaaatataaaataatccaGAAATTTAAAATGCACAGCTTCTAAGTTGCAACTCACAAGAACAAGAGATACTGAGATTATAAGTGTTACTGCTAAGATAACTCTTGGTTGAAAAGCTTAATAGAGCAGCTTGAATATTTGCTTCAAACAGTAATTTTGGATCTCTGTAAATTATagtgcaacattttttttttataagtaaaacaaaatcataGTAATAGAGATGTATGTCTCATGGCCAGTCCCAAGAGTTAAAGGCAGCAATGCTGCTCCACAAGGCAATGGAATATGAGACCACTCATTGATGGAGGAACTCCCACAATGAAGGAAGAGGACCATCAATGTCAACAAGCATTTATATGTGAAAGCTATAAAACCAGCCAAGCCACCACAAAATAACCCATATTGAAAAGCTTTTCCATTTGATAATTAATGGTACTGAATGATTGCCTCTATTATTTACCTTTCTTCAATatcctcaaaaataaaattctaccATCTACAATGACAGACAGAAATCAATGCATCcgataattttaaactacaaagaTCTTAGTTTCGAGCTTAATAGAGCAGCCTGGACATTTGCTTCAAACAGTAAATTTTGGATCTCTGTAAATTATAATGCAACATAGTGGCACAGAAAGCTAAAAAACCAGCCAAGCCACCACAAAATATCCCATATTGAAAAGCTTTTCTATTTGAATATTAATGGTACTGAATGATTGCCTCTAGCATTTACCTCTCTTCAAtatcctccaaaaaaaaaaaaaattctacaatctACAATGACAGACAGAAATCAAAGCATccaataattttaaactacataGATCTTAGTCTCAAGCTAGCTACCAATTCTGACTTTGCAAGTACAAGATAACAAATTCTTAACCCAACcaggaaaaaagggaagaaaggaGTCAAGATATACAATCAATTACTTCCATAAGATGTACAGCAGTTCAGACATCCTCAATACATTCTTGGACCAATCCCGAAAAAATAATAAGTAtgacaaaagaaataaattaaccTTTAGTGATCGCCACTCAGAATCAGTCCATCCAGATGATTTATTGTCTTCAACACCAACAATTGTGCCACTGAACCTGTAATGATAGAGACAGGTGATGCATCGTAACTTCCTCCAAGTCCAAGAACACAATATTATGCAAGGGAAACAACATACCTTCTTTCAGGAACTTCCTCACCCTCAAATCTCATTCTAAACCTCATCCCAACAGATAGCTTATGGCTCCGAGCTTCAAGGTACTTGTTCACACTTACAATAAACTCTGATCGACTTGTTCTGACATAAAAACGCTAGTTCAGAAACTcaaaacatcaaacaaagaatCAACTGCCTCCAATTCCCAATCGTTAACATCACGTTTGAAAAGGCATTCGGTATGTGTAAAAGCACCATAAAGGGTTTGcacaaataattttttgctatatactttaaaattacACAAGAAAACATGACAATATTAACAATAGGAACCAATTAAAATGTCACttgaaattaatgaaaagacATAAACCTTGGCTTGTAGAACACAGAGAAGAGTGTTTTAGTTGCAATGGCATGAGATGCAGTGGCTAGAACCCCAAGATGCATGCTGTGACTAGATATAACAGAAGATGGCATGTTGCTTAGTTGTCTCATGAGTCTCCTTACTCCAACACGCAGCTCCCCATTTTCACCTCTGGAAACAATAATTGGATAAAACAAATGACACAATGATTGGTGGCAacaaagtaacaaaaataaaaactccaCAACAATACTTGCCTCAGAAATATAAATGCATCACCAGCCACTAATTTTTTGGAACTAACAAAGACACTCCATCCAGTTGTCAGCAAGTGGCGCCTTGGTTGCCCTGAATTGAATGATTTCAATCAATATACTAGTAATACAGGCATTTCATAGTAATCAAGACTCCAAATGAGATATACACAAAATCAAGGCAACAAATGGTAACAGAATTATATCTAACAATATGACAAGCATGTAGAAATAAATGTACCAGAAGACATATATGCCAAACCAATGAAAgcaaataacaataaacaccaaCTTTCTACCATTACATCCAGATAAACCATGCAACAAAGGACCGATTCAGAAATTAATTCAGACATAAAATCTTAGAAAGCTTCTGAAATAGCAAGAAATTAAAGGTATATCCATGTTccattcaaaatttgattgcCAATAAGATTCACACTCCTTCAGCCTCCAGAAACATTACAAGTGCACCAATACTACTACAACTTTTTGTATACTTTGATAAGTAGTTAAAGCTACTGAGAGAAATTAACGGTCACATAATTAGACATATAAGCCTTGTAGCACACAGCATGAAGCAACAACAACATTCCAACCTAAGCTGTTGGAAAAATAGCAGCTACAAGTCAATTCAGTGTAAGAAAAACCAATATGCAAACGGTCAACCTCGGAAAATGTGCCGAAAATGCCATTCATTTCCATGCAAATCAGTTGCGACCAATTCCTGCCATGGTGGCTGCTGGGACATATCctgaacaaaaaatattgaaattattAGGCCCGGGAAACAAAACAGGGAAAAATGGGTCAGGGCTATCCAGTATCTCCTAAAgaagcaaatgctaaaaaaaaaaaaaaattgaagctcACTAGCGGTGGCAGACAATCATCAGCATGCCTACGAAGAACAGAGAATCCACCATGGGTGCTCGTGTCAGAAGCAGTAAGCGTCTTGCAAAATGAGTGGACTGTGCACCTTGGAGGATCAGAAATTGGAGGATCTGGGCTTGTAACCTCACTTTGCTGTTCCAGAGGGAAAGTATAGATAAGGAACACATAACCAACAAAGAAAGGGACGAACGTGCCATGAACTCAATAAGAAGAGAAAATCAGAGAGAACTTACATCCGAATCTGGTAACAAAGTGATTTGGGCATAGACTTCATCTGTCTCAGCTTCAGCCTACAATCCAAGGTAAAGTTCTAATGAATGAAAATCATAGAAAATACCTCCAACTTCCAAAATACATaacaaacaagaaaaaggaagatCCATATAAGtgataataatgatgataatGGCATACTCACCCGAAGATGGACATTAACAACTTTACAAAGAATTTTGGATGGCAGGTTAAATGAAGGCATTTGCTGCTCTGACCCCTGATGCATAGATGCTTCTAGCTGTAAAAGACACAGATATTGGTTAACAGAGATAGGTAGCACACAGAATATTTTCCAGAtacaaaccaaaacccacagTGAACAGTGGCATGTGTGATAACTTAAAGAGCCACATAtcttcaaaataatttcataaatCAATAACTGAGAGGgacaacaaaattaaataattatgtgCATATCAAAGGCCTGAAGACTGACAATAAGGAGATATTCCAATGATATTCAAACTAGGTGGAAATTATatggaaaatatatttgaataaaatttttacaataaaataattgaaatctTAGATATGTAAAACCAGATTACCATGAGCCCAACCTATATCAATCACATGCAAAACAATTACTTTCTAACAGGTCAAACACTGGTTTCGTGGTCATAAACCATTGAACACCAACATTGCAAAAGAATTGCTTTGCACATCATAGAAATCAACATGAACATGTGCAAAAGTTCAAAATACCTGTTCCATATGACCTTGTGGAAAGTAATAAACTCGCTCCCCTTCACGAGGAAGATTGACAAGGGGACCAGCACAGGCATGCCATAATTCCTTGTATAAAGCATCATTGGGAACCCCTATAAACACAATATCATAAATTACAAAACATGgataaaaatacacaaaatacaCATGCTTTGAATTGTCAAATGTTAGAAAAGGCTAGTAAATTAGAGACAGAGGCATGAAAACACAAGAACAATCCGAAggatacaaaattaaaagcacCACTGCATGTTACTGTCAATTATACTTGTTTAAGACAGTTTCCCTCAAATGAATATACAAGGCGATAACAAAAGGTTTGAGTTGATCCGATTAACCTAAATACAAACCACAGATGATTTCAAACCACAATTTCCCCATATCCCACATGCAGATCACATAAGAGAAATAGAAAGTTCATTAAGCTCCACCTATGAATATATTATAGATGATTCTTTGATAAGTTAATCTTAAATCTTCAAAACCcacgcccccccccccccccccaaaaaaaaaaaagcaattaaaatcAGATTCATATTACTTTATCATTTCCAAAATGCAGATCAATTAACAGCATAAAATACATCTAGAGATACCCTTTGAGATTACCAACAATTCCACCTAATTATAACGCTACACCAAATCATAGGCAATAACCTGCACGGGAAGCATTGGAGGAATGATTCGACGCCGAAAATGCCATTACAAACCAGAATTCTTCAGCCAAGCAGCAGTACTATATCTATAAAACCCTGCACTTCAATAATGTTGTTTTAAAAGACAATACTGGCAATTCTCTAAAATCACATTAATTCTCTAACCAACTAAACCAAACCCATTATTTATCACACATTTATTATCATCATCACCCATAATTAAAAGCTTCAGAGCCAAAAATGTCAGACTCttcaatactctctctctcactct
This DNA window, taken from Quercus robur chromosome 2, dhQueRobu3.1, whole genome shotgun sequence, encodes the following:
- the LOC126716088 gene encoding auxin response factor 1 — encoded protein: MAFSASNHSSNASRAGVPNDALYKELWHACAGPLVNLPREGERVYYFPQGHMEQLEASMHQGSEQQMPSFNLPSKILCKVVNVHLRAEAETDEVYAQITLLPDSDQSEVTSPDPPISDPPRCTVHSFCKTLTASDTSTHGGFSVLRRHADDCLPPLDMSQQPPWQELVATDLHGNEWHFRHIFRGQPRRHLLTTGWSVFVSSKKLVAGDAFIFLRGENGELRVGVRRLMRQLSNMPSSVISSHSMHLGVLATASHAIATKTLFSVFYKPRTSRSEFIVSVNKYLEARSHKLSVGMRFRMRFEGEEVPERRFSGTIVGVEDNKSSGWTDSEWRSLKVQWDEHSSIVRPDRVSPWELEPLVANSPPSSQPTPRSKRARPAVLPSQTPDFPVLGVWKSPVEPSAFSYCEPQRGRDFYPSPKFSSAAKGNSFSFSGNNSLPAVSSNSAYWSNRGEAVTESFSPVVNKESGEKRQGNGNGCRLFGIQLLDNSNVEETSQVVMSRAVGDEQPVPYLDADSDQHSEPNRSDVPSVSCDAEKSCLRSPQESQSRQIRSCTKVHMQGIAVGRAVDLTRFDQYEDLLRKLEEMFDIEGELCGSTKKWQVVYTDDEDDVMLVGDDPWHEFCSIVRKIFIYTTEEVRRLSPKIKLPVPSEAKSGMPDSEVAVIIEDHSSVVGSGC